A genomic segment from Marmota flaviventris isolate mMarFla1 chromosome 7, mMarFla1.hap1, whole genome shotgun sequence encodes:
- the Hopx gene encoding homeodomain-only protein, with product MSAETASGPTEDQVEILEYNFNKVNKHPDPTTLCLIAAEAGLSEEETQKWFKQRLAQWRQSEGLPSECRSVTD from the exons ATGTCAGCGGAGACGGCGAGCGGCCCCACGGAGGACCAGGTGGAGATCCTGGAGTACAACTTCAACAAGGTCAACAAGCACCCGGACCCCACCACGCTGTGCCTCATCGCGGCCGAGGCCGGCCTTTCGGAGGAGGAGACCCAG AAATGGTTTAAACAGCGCCTGGCCCAGTGGCGGCAGTCGGAAGGCCTGCCCTCAGAGTGCAGATCTGTCACAGACTAA